The nucleotide window AGGTAGGCGATCGTCGGGGCAGTGCCTCTTGCCTTGCACTCAGCTACAGCTTCAGCCACGGCGAGTTCGACCATCCGCGCCGTGTCGTCGAGAGAGCGCGAGTACCGCCTCTGAGGCGGCAAGAGCAGGTTGCCGTCCCTCCCAGGGAGGATGGCTGCGTCTTTGGGTGTGATGTGCGAGGCACAGTAGGTGAAGTTCTCCATCGGGATCTTCGCAAAGACCTTCGCCCACATCTGAACCTGCCATTGGTCGGGCACGAACTTCCAGCTAGGACTCATGATTAGGCGCACGTACGCGTCCGGACCGTGCAGCGCAAGAAGGTGCAGGACCGTCCTGTATGTCGGGCTTCCCACCGGATCCGTATCCACGTCATTGGCGCCCAAGATCAGTTTTCCACCGGACTTCAACACAGGTATGGCAACAACCGCGGCTTTCGCGGCCTGATAATGGTTGATCCCCACGAACCCCGCATGAGTCACCACGATATCGTACTCGCGCTCAATCGGGATGCTCACGTATTCGGCGAGCTTCCTCACGGCTGCGAGGTGGGCTTCCTCCAGGTCCCCCGCGTACACGCCGGTGATCTCGAATCGGCTGTTCAAAGTCACGTTGACTATGAAGTCAGCCCCGGCCATCTTGGCTACCTCAAGAGACTCCTCGTGACACGGGTTCCCGTCAAGAACGAGATCCCGGGCATTCGGCGACGACAGGAACGACGGCCCGTGGAAGATGTATGTGCTCTCCTCCCCGATGAGTCCGGGGCAGACAGACTTGCGGCCTCCTGACGCCCCGGCCATGAAGTGGCTCTCCACGAGCCCGGTCAGGATCTTCACGTCCGACTCCAGGTAAGTCTTGTTGATGAGCACGTGGGTCCCCCGCGACGTCGTGCCCAGGCTCGCGAGGCTCGCGCGGTCGCGGCAATCATGGCACACGATCTTGACCCCGCGAGCGGGAACAGATGGATCGATCATTTTCTCCAGTTCGTCCCCGGAGAGCAGCCTGTGCGTGCCCGTGGCCGCTATTATCGTGATCCGGCCCGGCTCAATCCCCGCACCAATGAGGGTATCCACGACAGGCGCGAGGATCCCCGACTCGCCACGGTACGGCACTGGCCTGGTGTTGTCCGAGATGACTATGGCGGCGGTCGCTCGCGGCTTGCCCTCCGCTTTCTTTCGCACGACCTCCGCGAGGCTCGGCGAGCCTATCGGCGTCTCAAGAGCCTCCCGGATCGCCCGGGCCGGGTTCCCGAGCGGCCCGGGCTCTGACATGGAGAGGCACACCGTCTCAGCTGGAAGCTCGACGTCCACCGATTCCGTCCCGAATCCCATTGGAAACCTCGGCATGGCAAGGCACCGCCTATCATTGACGATTCTTACTTCATATTCTTGATCAGGCTAAAGTCCCCCGTTTTCGCGGCAAGAAGGATCGGCCTCATGTACTCCTCGACGAGCGATGCGGAGAGCGGCACGGGCATGTTCTTCAGCTTCATGTCGAGCTGAGGATCCTTTGCCGCAGTCATGGCGCGCTCGATGTGCTCATCGGTGAACCCCGGGATCTCCGAGAGCGTCGTCGGGAAGCCAACCCTCACGCTCAGGTTGACCATCCCCTCTGCGGTCGCCACCCCGAGTTCGCGGCCGCTCAGCCGGTCGAGGTCGGCTGTGATGTACCCATAACGCTTGTAGATGTCGCCGACCACACGCAGCTGCCTCTCCACAGCTGGCGCGAAGAACACCGTGTAGTAGGGGTTCATCACCGCGCACGCCCGCCCGTGGCTGGCGATGTCCACGAGCGAGAAGCTCGTGAGGTGGGCGCCGTTCGTTCCCCCGACCATGATCGCGTATCCGCCGAGGTCTGTGGCGAGCCCGAGCGCCTCACGGACCTCATCGCTCTTGGGGTCTTCGATGACTCTCTCCATGTTGGCCACGGCAAGCTCGATGCCGACCTCTGCGATCTCTCTCGCAAGGTCGTACTTCTGCGGGCCTATTCCGAAGAACACCTCAAGGCAGTGCGCTATTGCGTCAAAGGCGCCATCTAGTGTCATTCCTTTCGGCATGCTCTTCGTAACCGCATAATCGAACACAGCGCGCGATGGCACTATGGCCTCGTCCACAATGAGCTTCTTCTGCCCGGCTACAGGATCGGTCACGTTGGAGTACTTCGTTAGATGCGCCCCCGAGCTCGCCGCGCTCTGGACCGCCACCATCGGCAGAAGCTTCTTGCCCGACTTGGCCAACACCGCACTAACCTGGCCCGTGCCGAAGTACGGGTCGATCTCCGGCTCATATTCGCCCAGGCTTGCGAGCACGTTCGCAGCCTTGACAGCATCGATGGTGCTGCCTCCCCCGACAGCTATGAGGCAGTCGGGCCTGAACTGGAGCACGTATGTAGTGATGCGGTACACGTCTTCCCTTGGCGCGTTGGGAGCCGCATCCGGGACGATTCGGTCGCCCGCGAGCCTCACACCCCTCTTGGAAAGCGATTCGACCACCGCGTCAACCACGTGCCTGAACCAATCGCCGCGGTTTGCCACGACAAGAGCGCTGTTTCCGAACCCAGAAGCGAATTCTCCGACCCTGTCGAGAACTCCGAGGCCGAAGGCGTAGCCATCACCCTTGAAGCCCCTCAGAAGCTCCCTCGCTCGAGCCTTCAAGTTTTCCATCTGAGACATCCTTCAGAAACCCTCCATTCCGACTACTGCTGTCTTGCCGATCTTGCCACTCGCTGCGCGCCATATGAGACGATTTGGACGAGCTCATCGACGGAGATCTCGTCTTTAGCGAAATCCCCGACCTTCCTCCCGTGCTCCAGAACGACTATCCTGTCTGCCACAGGATACACATGATACAGGTTGTGCGTGATGAATATCACCGCGAGCCCGCGCTTGCGGACTTCGTCGATGTAAGTCAGCACCTTGTTGGTCTCGTGCACTGAGAGCGCAGACGTCGGTTCGTCCAGTATGAGTAGTTTGCCGCCGAAGTGCATTGTCCTGCCGATCGCTATCGCCTGACGCTCGCCGCCCGAGAGGACCGAAACTTCGTCGTTTGCAGACCTGACCGCGATGCCGATGTCTCTGAGGGCTTCCTCAGTGACGAGCCGCATCTTCCTCACGTCGAGCAAGTTGAGAATTCCGACTTTCCGCTGAGGCTCAGCGCCCAAGAAGAAGTTCCTCGCGATGCTCATGTTCTCGATGAGCGCGAGATCCTGATACACGGTCTCGATACCGAGCCTCCGAGCGTCCTTGGGGGACGCAAACTCCACCCTCTGGCCCTCGAACCGCAGTTCTCCTTCATCGGGGCGGTACACTCCCGTGAGGATCTTGATGAGCGTGGACTTGCCCGCTCCGTTGTCCCCAACTAGGCCGGTAACCTCGCCTCGTCTTATCGCGATGTCGACCCTTTCGAGAGCGGTCACCTTCCCGAAACGTTTGCAGAGGCAGATCCCTTCCATGAGCGGGGCCGTGCCCTGCTCAGCATGGTTCGGCGCAACCGAATCTCGCATCACCGGTGCCACGAGATCACCTCCCCCAACCTCACGTTGAGCGCGACGGCAGCCACGACGATGAAACCGACGAACGCCATATACCAGTACGCCGGCGCTCCCACCATTACGAGACCGATCCTGATGGACGCCATAGTGACCGCACCGAGCATGGCCCCCAGTATGCTGCCGACGCCTCCGGTCAGGGAGTTGCCGCCGACGACTGCCGCTGCGATGGCTTCCAGCGGCAAGTCCTGGCCCCACACCGGCGACATCGAACCCATCCTGCCCAGCTGAAGACATCCAGCCAGGCCGGCCATCACACCTGCAAGGATGAAGTTGACCAGCTTGACCCTGGTGTCCGGGACGCCGAGCGCGCGTGCGGCCGCCCTCTTACCTCCGGTAGCGAACACCCAGTTCCCGTAGGCCGTTTTCTGCAGGGTCACCCAGAACACGGCGCCAACTATGAGCCACCAAACGGCGGAGATGTGGAACGTGTGGTACACCTTCGCTCCCCCGAGCCATCTCAGAAGCGGTACATCGGCAAACACGCTGATCGGCCAGCCCTGCGTCAGATAGAGGGCCACCCCTCTCCAGAACATCATTGCGCCCAAGGTCGTTATGAACGATGGGATCCTTGCGCTCAAGGTCACCAGGCCGTTCAGTGCGCCGATCCCAGCCGCGCACGCGAGAACGACCACGAAGGCGAGGTATGGATTCCAGGAGAAGCGCGTGATGAACATAGCCAGGAGCATGCCCGTGAGGGCAAAGTTGGATCCAACTGAGAGGTCCATCTCCCCAGCTATCATCAGAAAGCTGACTCCCACGGCCACGGTGCCGAGCTCTGCTGCGACGGTGACGATATCCCCGAGCGTTCCCGCGCTGAGAAACTCCTTCTTCATAGACATAAAGACGACATATACTACAACAAGTGCCACGGCCACTCCAACTTCGCGGTGGCCCAGCAGCGCCTTTATGCGCATGCCCACCCCTCCTTGGCAAAATGCGGGGAGGGGCACCTCCCCGCATTCCTTGCGAGGCACACCGTGCGGCTCATCTATAGCCCTGCTTCACAAGGGACGCGACCGCGTCCGCGGTTTCCGCGGTGACGAAGCCCCGTCCGGTGTCATAGTCGGCAGGGTTTAGCTTGTACTTCGCATACAGATAGAGCTCTACCACCGCCATGTAGCCCTGGAGGTATTGCTGCTGGTCAACGGTTCCCTCGCAGATCCCGTCCGAGATGGCCTGGATAACCGTCGGGTCAAGGTCGAATGATACCATGAGGACCTTGCCCTTCAGACCGTCGTCCCTGATCATCTTGATGGTCGGGATCGCCCCGAGCGGGCCCAGGGTAAAGATGGCCGCTGTGTCAGGGTTAGCTTTCAGGTAACTGCGGAGAATGCCGATTGCCTGCGTGGCGTCCTGAGTGATATCAAGTTTGTCTACTTTCCCGCCGA belongs to Bacillota bacterium and includes:
- a CDS encoding sugar ABC transporter ATP-binding protein, which encodes MRDSVAPNHAEQGTAPLMEGICLCKRFGKVTALERVDIAIRRGEVTGLVGDNGAGKSTLIKILTGVYRPDEGELRFEGQRVEFASPKDARRLGIETVYQDLALIENMSIARNFFLGAEPQRKVGILNLLDVRKMRLVTEEALRDIGIAVRSANDEVSVLSGGERQAIAIGRTMHFGGKLLILDEPTSALSVHETNKVLTYIDEVRKRGLAVIFITHNLYHVYPVADRIVVLEHGRKVGDFAKDEISVDELVQIVSYGAQRVARSARQQ
- a CDS encoding iron-containing alcohol dehydrogenase — its product is MENLKARARELLRGFKGDGYAFGLGVLDRVGEFASGFGNSALVVANRGDWFRHVVDAVVESLSKRGVRLAGDRIVPDAAPNAPREDVYRITTYVLQFRPDCLIAVGGGSTIDAVKAANVLASLGEYEPEIDPYFGTGQVSAVLAKSGKKLLPMVAVQSAASSGAHLTKYSNVTDPVAGQKKLIVDEAIVPSRAVFDYAVTKSMPKGMTLDGAFDAIAHCLEVFFGIGPQKYDLAREIAEVGIELAVANMERVIEDPKSDEVREALGLATDLGGYAIMVGGTNGAHLTSFSLVDIASHGRACAVMNPYYTVFFAPAVERQLRVVGDIYKRYGYITADLDRLSGRELGVATAEGMVNLSVRVGFPTTLSEIPGFTDEHIERAMTAAKDPQLDMKLKNMPVPLSASLVEEYMRPILLAAKTGDFSLIKNMK
- a CDS encoding ABC transporter permease encodes the protein MRIKALLGHREVGVAVALVVVYVVFMSMKKEFLSAGTLGDIVTVAAELGTVAVGVSFLMIAGEMDLSVGSNFALTGMLLAMFITRFSWNPYLAFVVVLACAAGIGALNGLVTLSARIPSFITTLGAMMFWRGVALYLTQGWPISVFADVPLLRWLGGAKVYHTFHISAVWWLIVGAVFWVTLQKTAYGNWVFATGGKRAAARALGVPDTRVKLVNFILAGVMAGLAGCLQLGRMGSMSPVWGQDLPLEAIAAAVVGGNSLTGGVGSILGAMLGAVTMASIRIGLVMVGAPAYWYMAFVGFIVVAAVALNVRLGEVISWHR
- the larA gene encoding nickel-dependent lactate racemase, coding for MPRFPMGFGTESVDVELPAETVCLSMSEPGPLGNPARAIREALETPIGSPSLAEVVRKKAEGKPRATAAIVISDNTRPVPYRGESGILAPVVDTLIGAGIEPGRITIIAATGTHRLLSGDELEKMIDPSVPARGVKIVCHDCRDRASLASLGTTSRGTHVLINKTYLESDVKILTGLVESHFMAGASGGRKSVCPGLIGEESTYIFHGPSFLSSPNARDLVLDGNPCHEESLEVAKMAGADFIVNVTLNSRFEITGVYAGDLEEAHLAAVRKLAEYVSIPIEREYDIVVTHAGFVGINHYQAAKAAVVAIPVLKSGGKLILGANDVDTDPVGSPTYRTVLHLLALHGPDAYVRLIMSPSWKFVPDQWQVQMWAKVFAKIPMENFTYCASHITPKDAAILPGRDGNLLLPPQRRYSRSLDDTARMVELAVAEAVAECKARGTAPTIAYL
- a CDS encoding substrate-binding domain-containing protein, whose product is PIKEARKRGIPVIAINCKEPEELRGTIPYMAYIGMDEYEAGKMAARQLLPKLKKGARVVVAIHQAGHVGLEARAKGITEVITKEIGGKVDKLDITQDATQAIGILRSYLKANPDTAAIFTLGPLGAIPTIKMIRDDGLKGKVLMVSFDLDPTVIQAISDGICEGTVDQQQYLQGYMAVVELYLYAKYKLNPADYDTGRGFVTAETADAVASLVKQGYR